The window TATCCACCAGGAAAAGCTTACAACGTAATGCAGTCCAACAGCACACAATATCACCCAAACTACCGCAAAGGAAAGTGATGTTTTTTGTATCTGTGGAACGGATAAAGGTCTAGTTGTCAAAACGGTTTTGATTAGTTAATGATTGATTTCGGTGTTTAAGCTTTTCCAGATATTGATCAACCGATTCGGGTTCAACAATGCTGGAACTGATCTCAACACCATCAGCGAGTTCTTCTACTGCTGATATTCCCCCAACACCGATAAACTTCCACACCACTTTTTCTCCTTTACAGTTATTAAATGGTGGGTTAAAATTTACTGCATTTAATCTGGCTTTATCCAATGCTTCCAATTGCCCGCCAGCTTGTATTAAACGCGTTTGTTCATTAAATTGTGGTGCATGTTTTCCTGCACCACAAATTACCTGGAAAATACAATTTACAGCAAACCATTTCATAGGCGATGATTTTAATTAACATTAAAAACTTTTTATCTCTATTCCTCCAAACAAGGCTGTACCACTTAAAATCAGCGTTTTCTGCATTTCGCTTACCGGCATGGTATGTGCGCGCTTATCTTCAACGCTACCAAACAATGCGGTTACATTCGATTTGATTGCCCAGTTTGGTGGTACAATTAATTTAATGCCTCCAAATACTGCAGTTACATCAAGTGAAACCGTATCCGCAAAATCGGCCTGGGTCATTACAATATCCGCGCCTCCAAAAACAGCTGAAATATCGCCCCCCTGAAAGTTTTTAGAATAAACCGTTTGATGGCTTCCACCAAAAACAGCCAATACATCTATAATATCGTTGTTGTTTGCCGTTTTATCGTAACCAAAAGTTGTCTGATCAACATACTTTTCTTTCCTATCTTTCCTGCGCCTGCCAAACAAGCCTTCTTCTTTAAGTGAATTCTTGGGTCTGAAGATTAAAAAGCCTCCCACTATTACCAGTCCAAGACCTAAAGCGTATTTCGAAAGATCGAAATCAAGGCCCATATTATCAAGGGTATTGTAAGACCCGATTAAAACCAGTATCAACCAACCTATACCCCTAAAGTTACGGCGTGCACCAATAAAAAGCCCGAGTACAATTAAAAAATTAGACCAGCTAAATATCCAGCGTGGAATATCGAGTCCCATATTGTTTAACAAAAAAGCAAGCCCGATGATGACTATCAGTACGCCACTCCAAACCCTTCCAGAGTTTTTAATGTGGCTATTATCGTTTATATTAAGATTTTCCATTTGTGTTGCATTATTTAATAACCAAAAGTATCGATAAGATTAAGAGCAGCCTATATGGCCAGTGCAGAAAATGGATAAAAGGCGGTAAATAACCTCATTTTATCGGTGAAAATTATTTTGTTACTTTGAAATATGAAATTCCTCCTGATTATTATTGGCCTGGCCATTGGCAACAACCTCTGCGCACAGGATATGAGCAGCCATTATAAAATTTTCGATGTAAAAAAACAAAAAAAGGTAACGCTGGATGATATAATTTCTGACATGGACAATGCAGATGTGCTTTTTTTCGGCGAAGACCACAACGATTCGGTTGGGCATTACCTTGAAGCTGAAATTTTCAAAAAACTAAGTAACAGGTACCCGCAAAAAACAGCTTTATCGTTAGAGATGTTTCACACAGATGTGCAACCCGTGGTAAATGAATACCTGGCAGGATCGATTTCGGAAAAGAACTTTATTAAAGAAGGCCGTGCCTGGGGAAACTATAGTGACTACAGGCCTTTGATAGAGCAGGCCAAAAAGCTAAAGCTACAGGTAATTGCGGCAAATGCAGCTGCACGCTATAGCAACGCAGTTACTATGGGTGGTTTAAAGGCTTTAGAGAACCTACCTAAAAGCTCGCTCAGTTTTTTACCTCCACTCCCTATCGATACGGCACAAGGCAAATATTACGATAAATTTACAGCAACTCTAGGTGGCCATAATATGGGTTCGATGAAAATTTACCAAACACAAAATTTATGGGATGCAACCATGGCCTGGTCTATCGGTAAGTTTGCCAAATTGAATAAAGGCACTAAGATACTGCAACTTAACGGGCGTTTTCACAGTGACGAAAAACTGGGTACCCTGGCCAGACTGGCTCAATTCAATCCAAAATTAAAAATATTAAATATTTCTTCTTTTCCTGATGAAAGCTTTGGGCAACCAGATTGGGAAAAATTTAAAAACCTGGGCGATTATATTATTATTACCGACCCTGGTGTTAAAAGAAGTTATTAAAAAAAGCTCCGCAGGCGGGATGAATCTGCGGAGCTTATATGTTAGGCTTTTGTTTTCAGCAAATCTCTGATTTCCGTTAAAAGCACTTCTTCTTTTGTTGGTGCAGGTGGCGCAGCTGCCGCAACCGCTTCTTCTTTACGTTTCATTTGATTAATGGCTTTAACCATCAGGAAGATTACCAATGCCAGTAAAAGAAAATTGATGGCTACGGTTATAAAGTTACCATAAGCAAAAATTG is drawn from Pedobacter sp. HDW13 and contains these coding sequences:
- a CDS encoding LiaF domain-containing protein — protein: MENLNINDNSHIKNSGRVWSGVLIVIIGLAFLLNNMGLDIPRWIFSWSNFLIVLGLFIGARRNFRGIGWLILVLIGSYNTLDNMGLDFDLSKYALGLGLVIVGGFLIFRPKNSLKEEGLFGRRRKDRKEKYVDQTTFGYDKTANNNDIIDVLAVFGGSHQTVYSKNFQGGDISAVFGGADIVMTQADFADTVSLDVTAVFGGIKLIVPPNWAIKSNVTALFGSVEDKRAHTMPVSEMQKTLILSGTALFGGIEIKSF
- a CDS encoding DUF4288 domain-containing protein, whose product is MKWFAVNCIFQVICGAGKHAPQFNEQTRLIQAGGQLEALDKARLNAVNFNPPFNNCKGEKVVWKFIGVGGISAVEELADGVEISSSIVEPESVDQYLEKLKHRNQSLTNQNRFDN
- a CDS encoding ChaN family lipoprotein; this encodes MKFLLIIIGLAIGNNLCAQDMSSHYKIFDVKKQKKVTLDDIISDMDNADVLFFGEDHNDSVGHYLEAEIFKKLSNRYPQKTALSLEMFHTDVQPVVNEYLAGSISEKNFIKEGRAWGNYSDYRPLIEQAKKLKLQVIAANAAARYSNAVTMGGLKALENLPKSSLSFLPPLPIDTAQGKYYDKFTATLGGHNMGSMKIYQTQNLWDATMAWSIGKFAKLNKGTKILQLNGRFHSDEKLGTLARLAQFNPKLKILNISSFPDESFGQPDWEKFKNLGDYIIITDPGVKRSY